The DNA window ACTATGAGCATAATTGGCTGTACCATTCCAAGCTACCACCTGATGCCACTGGGTGTCTGTTACTTTATCACCGTTTTTATTTTTATAGGTTTCGCTGGTGGCTATGCTCATAAAAGCTTTTTTGCTTCCTGAAGAGAATTCAGAGATTTCAGGGTTGGCACCTAATCTACCTACTAATTGTACTTGATTTCTTAAATTTTTCATGATACTTGTTTTTAAGTTTTTAATTCCGGAATACCCGGTTATCGTTTTGTTGATGAGGCAAAATTATATCGAGGCCTCCCAGATAATCGGTTCATAACCACTTGTATCCGTATATTAAGTGTTTGTAACGGTTTGTAAACGAATATAAATCAGTATTACAGCTATTTATGAAAATTTGCGGAGGCTAATAAAATGATTCAAATTTGTACTATTGGGACTAGTTGATAAGGGTAAAACAGCAAAA is part of the Lentimicrobium sp. L6 genome and encodes:
- a CDS encoding single-stranded DNA-binding protein, whose protein sequence is MKNLRNQVQLVGRLGANPEISEFSSGSKKAFMSIATSETYKNKNGDKVTDTQWHQVVAWNGTANYAHSYLNKGTEVMVQGKLVNRSYEDKTGTTRYVTEVVADQVMIISKKEQKSE